A genomic window from Leptolyngbya sp. BL0902 includes:
- the pdxA gene encoding 4-hydroxythreonine-4-phosphate dehydrogenase PdxA gives MTTIPKPITPHASAATAPSRPRLVIPLGDPAGIGPEVVLKALASKDWSVQAEITLLSSAEVLERTLAHFSHAPGVKPWPQRDQITLVEVPSSLADGKFDWGQESAATGAASFAYLKAAIAATVSGQFEAIVTAPIAKSAWKAAGHNYPGQTELLAEGAGVQDFAMAFVARSPHTGWPLRTMLATTHIPLQRVPQVLNPALMSQKLDLLIRSLRQDFGIAQPRIAIAGLNPHSGEGGQLGREEQDWLIPWLEAQCQRYPQAQLDGPTPPDTLWVRPGQAWFGTESQAMPLAHDAYLALYHDQGLIPVKLMAFDRAVNTTLGLPFIRTSPDHGTAFDIAGKGIADPSSMIAAIDLAIELAQVRLGQSSL, from the coding sequence ATGACCACGATTCCTAAACCCATCACGCCTCATGCCTCTGCCGCCACGGCACCCAGCCGCCCCCGGTTAGTGATTCCCCTGGGTGATCCTGCTGGCATTGGCCCAGAGGTGGTACTGAAAGCCCTGGCCTCTAAGGATTGGTCAGTCCAGGCTGAGATTACGCTCTTGAGCAGCGCGGAGGTTTTGGAGCGCACCCTGGCCCACTTTAGCCACGCGCCTGGGGTAAAACCCTGGCCCCAGAGGGATCAGATCACGCTGGTAGAAGTGCCGTCGTCCCTCGCCGACGGCAAGTTTGACTGGGGACAGGAGAGTGCCGCCACTGGAGCCGCTAGCTTTGCCTACCTGAAAGCCGCCATCGCCGCTACGGTGTCTGGGCAGTTTGAGGCCATTGTCACTGCCCCCATTGCCAAATCCGCCTGGAAAGCCGCTGGCCACAACTACCCTGGCCAAACGGAGCTGTTGGCGGAGGGGGCCGGAGTGCAGGACTTCGCCATGGCCTTTGTGGCCCGATCTCCCCACACAGGCTGGCCCCTGCGGACGATGCTGGCGACGACCCACATTCCCCTTCAGCGGGTGCCCCAGGTGCTCAATCCGGCCCTGATGTCCCAAAAGCTGGACTTACTCATCCGCAGCCTGCGCCAAGACTTTGGCATTGCTCAACCCAGGATTGCCATCGCTGGACTCAACCCCCACAGCGGCGAAGGGGGCCAACTGGGCCGCGAAGAACAGGACTGGCTGATTCCCTGGCTGGAGGCCCAGTGCCAGCGTTATCCCCAGGCGCAACTGGATGGCCCCACCCCGCCGGATACCCTGTGGGTGCGCCCAGGTCAAGCCTGGTTTGGCACCGAGTCCCAGGCGATGCCCTTAGCCCACGATGCCTACCTGGCCCTGTACCACGATCAGGGCTTGATTCCGGTCAAACTGATGGCCTTTGACCGCGCGGTGAATACGACCCTAGGGCTACCCTTCATTCGGACATCCCCCGACCACGGTACCGCCTTTGACATTGCAGGGAAGGGGATCGCCGACCCCAGCAGCATGATCGCCGCCATCGACCTAGCCATTGAACTGGCCCAGGTACGCTTAGGTCAGTCGTCGCTCTAG
- a CDS encoding NAD-dependent epimerase/dehydratase family protein produces MRILVMGGTRFIGVYLTKLLVAQGHEVVLFNRGKKPAPIEGLKTIVGDRTDADTLKSKLAGESFDAIFDNNGRELSDTQPLVELFGDKVKHFVYVSSAGVYLKADQMPHIEGDAVDPKSRHKGKFETEAYLQAQGVPFTSVRPVYIYGPQNYNPLEAWFFDRIVRGRPVPIPGNGMHLTQLGHVQDLAEAMAAVLGNDTAIGQIYNISGEKAVTFDGLARACAQAAGKDPADLDIVHYDPKAFDFGKAKAFPMRVQHFFTAIDKAQAELGWAPKFDLVTGLKDSFQHDYLATGKAKTEVNFSLDDQILG; encoded by the coding sequence ATGCGGATTTTAGTGATGGGCGGCACCCGGTTTATTGGGGTGTATCTGACCAAGCTATTGGTGGCTCAAGGGCACGAGGTAGTGCTGTTTAACCGGGGCAAAAAGCCTGCCCCCATAGAGGGATTGAAAACCATCGTCGGCGACCGCACCGATGCGGATACCTTGAAAAGTAAGCTGGCGGGAGAATCCTTCGACGCCATCTTTGACAACAACGGGCGCGAACTTTCAGACACTCAGCCTTTGGTAGAACTGTTTGGTGATAAGGTGAAGCACTTCGTCTACGTCAGTTCTGCCGGGGTATACCTCAAGGCCGACCAAATGCCCCACATCGAAGGGGATGCTGTCGATCCCAAGAGCCGCCACAAGGGCAAGTTTGAAACCGAAGCCTACCTCCAGGCCCAGGGGGTGCCCTTCACCTCCGTGCGTCCGGTATATATCTATGGCCCCCAAAACTATAATCCCCTCGAAGCCTGGTTCTTCGACCGGATCGTGCGGGGGCGGCCTGTCCCCATCCCCGGCAATGGCATGCACCTCACCCAGTTGGGCCATGTGCAAGACCTAGCCGAAGCTATGGCCGCTGTGCTGGGCAACGACACCGCCATTGGTCAGATCTACAACATCTCCGGCGAAAAGGCTGTCACCTTTGATGGCCTCGCCCGCGCCTGTGCCCAAGCCGCCGGGAAAGATCCCGCCGATCTCGACATCGTCCACTACGACCCCAAAGCCTTCGACTTCGGCAAGGCCAAAGCCTTCCCCATGCGGGTGCAGCACTTCTTCACCGCCATCGACAAAGCCCAAGCCGAACTGGGCTGGGCTCCGAAGTTTGACCTGGTAACTGGGCTGAAGGATTCCTTCCAGCACGACTACCTGGCCACAGGAAAAGCCAAAACCGAGGTGAATTTCAGCTTGGACGACCAAATTCTCGGCTAG
- the rpe gene encoding ribulose-phosphate 3-epimerase has product MPQSQKSVVISPSILSADFSRLGEEIKAVDEAGADWIHVDVMDGRFVPNITIGPLIVDAIRPYTQKPLDVHLMIVEPEKYVADFAKAGADIISVHAEHNASPHLHRTLGQIRELGKQAGVVLNPSSPLSLIEHVLDLCDLILIMSVNPGFGGQSFIPTMVPKIRALREMCDERGLDPWIEVDGGLKVNNTWQVLEAGANAIVAGSAVFNAPDYATAIEGIRHSKRPTPELAAV; this is encoded by the coding sequence ATGCCACAGAGCCAAAAGTCCGTCGTTATTTCCCCTTCCATCCTGTCGGCAGACTTTAGCCGCCTAGGCGAAGAAATCAAGGCCGTTGATGAAGCCGGGGCCGACTGGATTCATGTGGACGTGATGGATGGTCGGTTTGTGCCCAACATCACCATTGGCCCCCTGATTGTGGATGCCATCCGGCCCTACACCCAAAAGCCCCTGGACGTTCACCTGATGATTGTGGAGCCCGAAAAGTACGTGGCGGATTTCGCCAAGGCTGGGGCCGACATCATCAGCGTCCACGCCGAGCACAACGCCTCTCCCCACCTGCACCGCACCCTGGGCCAAATCCGGGAACTGGGCAAGCAGGCGGGTGTCGTGCTCAACCCCTCCTCTCCGCTGTCCCTGATCGAGCACGTGCTTGATCTGTGCGACCTGATTTTGATCATGAGCGTGAACCCCGGCTTCGGTGGCCAGAGTTTCATTCCCACCATGGTGCCCAAAATCCGCGCCCTGCGGGAAATGTGCGATGAGCGCGGCCTGGATCCCTGGATTGAAGTGGATGGCGGCCTGAAGGTGAACAACACCTGGCAGGTGCTAGAAGCCGGAGCCAACGCCATTGTGGCTGGGTCGGCGGTGTTCAACGCCCCCGACTATGCCACCGCCATCGAAGGCATCCGCCACAGCAAGCGCCCCACCCCCGAACTCGCTGCCGTCTAG
- the cysE gene encoding serine O-acetyltransferase: MLKTLVADFRVVFDRDPAARNWLEVVTSYPGFHALAMHRFSHWLWNLGIPVMPRLLSHLARFLTGIEIHPGATIGRGVFIDHGMGVVIGETAIVGDYALIYQGVTLGGTGKESGKRHPTLGENVVVGAGAKVLGNIQIGNNVRIGAGSVVLREVPSDCTVVGVPGRVVYRSGERVEPLDHGRLPDSEAQVIRALVDRIEALEREVQAMNQTAAAPTLEHELATVVATGRGDRTLCRIQDRTIDEFFDGAGI, encoded by the coding sequence GTGCTTAAAACTCTGGTTGCAGATTTCCGTGTCGTTTTTGATCGCGACCCCGCTGCCCGCAACTGGTTAGAGGTAGTGACTTCCTACCCAGGGTTCCATGCCCTGGCCATGCATCGGTTTAGCCACTGGCTATGGAACCTGGGCATTCCAGTGATGCCTCGGCTGCTGTCCCACTTGGCCCGCTTTCTCACAGGTATTGAAATTCACCCTGGGGCCACCATTGGTCGAGGGGTGTTCATCGACCACGGCATGGGCGTTGTGATTGGCGAAACCGCCATCGTGGGCGACTATGCCCTAATTTACCAAGGCGTGACCTTGGGCGGCACTGGCAAAGAAAGCGGCAAGCGTCACCCCACCCTAGGCGAGAACGTCGTTGTTGGGGCTGGAGCCAAAGTATTGGGCAACATTCAAATCGGCAACAATGTCCGCATCGGCGCTGGATCCGTGGTGCTCCGTGAGGTGCCCTCCGATTGCACCGTGGTCGGGGTGCCCGGTCGGGTGGTCTATCGCTCTGGAGAACGGGTAGAACCCCTAGATCACGGACGACTGCCGGACTCGGAAGCCCAGGTTATTCGCGCCCTCGTAGACCGGATTGAAGCCCTAGAGCGAGAGGTGCAGGCGATGAACCAAACCGCTGCCGCCCCCACCCTAGAACATGAACTGGCCACCGTTGTAGCCACTGGCCGGGGCGACCGCACCCTCTGCCGCATCCAGGATCGCACTATCGATGAATTCTTTGACGGTGCTGGCATCTAG
- a CDS encoding NifU family protein has translation MQTLALTSENVEQVLDELRPYLLADGGNVELVEIDGPIVKLRLQGACGSCPSSAMTLRMGIERRLREFIPEIAEIEQVF, from the coding sequence ATGCAAACCCTTGCCCTCACCTCCGAGAATGTTGAACAGGTGCTGGATGAACTGCGCCCCTACCTGTTGGCGGATGGGGGTAATGTGGAACTCGTGGAAATTGATGGCCCGATTGTAAAGCTACGGCTGCAAGGGGCCTGTGGTTCCTGCCCCAGTTCTGCCATGACCCTCCGCATGGGCATCGAGCGCCGCCTGCGGGAGTTCATCCCCGAAATCGCCGAAATTGAGCAGGTCTTCTAA
- a CDS encoding HAD hydrolase-like protein gives MNLLFDLDGTLTDPHTGIVACLQHALTVIDHPIPDTDALTALIGPPLRQGLSQLLQCPPESPLVDAAIAAYRERFAAVGLFENRLYDGIPTILDTLAARHRLFVVTSKPRIFAERIVTHFGLASYFQAVYGSELDGTRSDKGDLIAHALSQSRLAAADTVMIGDRQYDIIGALRHQVLPVGVLWGYGSRQELIQAGSHHLLQHPRELTTLERRLT, from the coding sequence ATGAATCTTTTGTTTGACCTCGACGGCACCCTGACGGATCCCCACACCGGGATTGTGGCCTGCCTCCAGCACGCTTTGACCGTCATTGATCACCCCATTCCCGACACTGACGCCCTCACGGCCTTAATTGGGCCACCCCTGCGCCAAGGGCTCAGCCAACTGCTGCAATGCCCTCCCGAATCTCCCCTGGTGGATGCCGCCATCGCCGCCTATCGCGAACGGTTTGCCGCCGTCGGCCTATTCGAGAATCGCCTTTATGACGGTATCCCCACCATCCTAGACACCCTAGCCGCCCGTCACCGCCTCTTTGTTGTCACCTCCAAGCCACGCATCTTTGCCGAACGAATTGTCACCCATTTTGGCCTTGCCTCCTACTTTCAAGCCGTCTACGGCAGCGAGCTAGACGGCACCCGATCCGACAAAGGCGACCTGATTGCCCACGCCCTCTCCCAGTCTCGCCTAGCCGCCGCCGACACCGTAATGATTGGCGACCGCCAGTACGACATCATCGGTGCCTTACGTCACCAGGTTTTGCCCGTGGGCGTACTGTGGGGCTACGGATCGCGCCAAGAACTCATCCAAGCCGGAAGTCACCATCTGCTCCAGCACCCTAGGGAGCTAACCACCCTAGAGCGACGACTGACCTAA
- a CDS encoding pentapeptide repeat-containing protein, producing the protein MRELDNAYRMLELEPGASLEEINQAYKDLVFVWHPDRIPQDNERLYQKAQDKIKALNQARDLLRTHSRNGRSSASSANSRYGSSASRSSSSSSYYSASQSSSEGSDRRYYGNNYRPPYGYGSGYRRPYEPNSAQASNPGNSQSNGQGSSQGANGTGQSAYPNYQSRYYRYQQNTYGPPPYGSGTAASNGQGTAAHGQPKADTAKPSTNGNSANGTAASDTAANGTSTSSRESAATGQPGSSPASSSYQTYRQRRDAAAGVGRSSSGQSGSSAPGQASGSEDPSQASGRSGVNPNTTGPTGPKVTPNTAPPQGSAVDPGYNTYNAHTRNAASSAHRDRQRPDLSGKDLRGANLREKDFANRNLSGADLSGADLSDAFLHKVNLNRANLSKAKLFRANLLQADLSHANLREADLIGADFSGADLSGADLSGAKVAVGGRTMVKLTGTILTGAIMPDGSIHD; encoded by the coding sequence ATGCGAGAGCTGGATAACGCCTACCGAATGCTAGAGCTAGAGCCTGGTGCCTCCCTGGAGGAAATTAACCAGGCTTATAAGGATCTGGTGTTTGTCTGGCATCCAGATCGCATTCCCCAAGACAACGAGCGTCTCTACCAAAAAGCCCAGGATAAAATTAAAGCCCTCAACCAGGCGCGGGATCTGCTGCGTACCCACAGCCGCAATGGCCGCAGCAGTGCCAGTTCGGCCAACAGTCGCTATGGTAGCAGTGCCAGCCGCTCCTCCTCCTCCTCGAGCTACTATTCAGCCTCCCAGTCCTCCAGCGAGGGCAGTGACCGCCGCTACTATGGCAACAACTACCGTCCGCCCTACGGCTACGGCAGCGGCTACCGTCGGCCCTACGAGCCTAATTCGGCCCAGGCCAGCAACCCAGGCAACAGTCAGAGCAACGGCCAGGGCAGCAGCCAGGGAGCCAATGGGACAGGGCAATCAGCCTATCCCAACTACCAAAGCCGCTACTACCGCTATCAACAGAATACCTATGGCCCGCCACCCTACGGCTCTGGCACCGCAGCCAGCAACGGTCAGGGGACTGCGGCCCATGGCCAACCTAAGGCCGATACGGCTAAACCTTCAACCAACGGAAATTCCGCCAATGGCACCGCCGCCAGTGATACCGCCGCCAACGGTACCTCCACCAGCAGCAGGGAGTCCGCCGCCACTGGCCAACCAGGATCCTCCCCAGCCTCTAGCTCCTACCAAACCTATCGCCAACGGCGCGATGCCGCAGCGGGGGTAGGCCGTTCCTCGTCCGGGCAGAGCGGATCCTCTGCGCCGGGCCAAGCTAGCGGTTCAGAGGATCCTAGCCAAGCCTCTGGCCGCTCCGGCGTTAACCCCAATACGACGGGCCCCACTGGCCCCAAAGTGACTCCCAACACCGCCCCACCCCAGGGTTCAGCAGTCGATCCGGGCTACAACACCTACAATGCCCACACCCGCAACGCCGCCAGCAGCGCCCACCGAGATCGCCAGCGCCCTGACCTCAGCGGCAAAGACCTGCGGGGGGCCAACCTGCGGGAAAAAGACTTTGCCAACCGCAACCTCAGCGGGGCCGACCTCAGCGGGGCCGACCTCAGCGACGCCTTTTTGCACAAAGTTAACCTCAATCGGGCCAACCTCAGTAAAGCCAAGCTCTTTCGCGCCAATCTGCTCCAGGCCGACCTCAGCCATGCCAACCTGCGGGAAGCCGACCTAATTGGGGCCGACTTCAGCGGGGCCGACCTCAGCGGGGCCGACCTCAGCGGGGCCAAGGTTGCCGTGGGAGGACGCACCATGGTTAAGCTCACGGGCACCATCCTCACCGGAGCCATTATGCCCGACGGCTCTATTCACGATTAG
- a CDS encoding SDR family oxidoreductase, translated as MKVLVVGATGTLGRQIVRRALDEGHEVRCMVRSAQRAGFLREWGVELVRGNLTQPDTLPPALAGVDAVIDAATARPSESVQTVDWQGKVNLIQATQAAGVKRFIFISILNSEKFPHVPLMNVKRCTEKFLAESGLDYTILQPCGFLQGLIGQYAIPILEKQSIWVMGEAAPTAYMDTQDIAKFAIKALTTPETVNRTFPLAGPRAWGAYEIIRLCERKCGQSSRVSRISLDLLRVIRKVAYFFQWGWNFADRLAFVEVVSGTQPLDAPMDEVYSAFGMNLEDTTTLEDYMQEYFSRIMKKLKELDYDRDKASKKKLPF; from the coding sequence ATGAAAGTACTCGTTGTTGGCGCGACTGGCACCCTAGGCAGGCAAATCGTTCGCCGTGCGTTGGACGAAGGGCACGAGGTGCGCTGTATGGTCAGAAGCGCCCAGCGGGCGGGCTTTTTGCGGGAATGGGGCGTGGAATTGGTGCGGGGCAATCTCACCCAGCCCGATACCCTGCCCCCAGCCCTAGCAGGGGTTGATGCGGTGATTGATGCCGCCACGGCCCGCCCCTCAGAATCCGTGCAAACCGTGGACTGGCAGGGCAAAGTCAACCTGATTCAAGCTACCCAGGCCGCTGGAGTGAAGCGGTTTATCTTCATTTCCATCCTCAATTCTGAGAAATTCCCCCACGTTCCCCTCATGAACGTGAAGCGCTGCACCGAAAAATTCCTGGCCGAGTCCGGGCTAGACTACACCATTCTGCAACCCTGCGGCTTTCTCCAGGGCCTCATCGGCCAGTACGCCATCCCCATCCTAGAAAAGCAATCCATCTGGGTGATGGGCGAAGCGGCCCCCACCGCCTACATGGACACCCAAGACATCGCCAAGTTTGCCATCAAAGCCCTCACCACCCCCGAAACCGTCAACCGTACCTTCCCCCTGGCTGGGCCTCGGGCCTGGGGGGCCTACGAAATCATCCGCCTCTGTGAGCGCAAGTGCGGCCAGAGTTCCAGGGTATCCCGCATTTCCCTCGACCTGCTGCGGGTAATTCGCAAAGTCGCCTACTTCTTCCAGTGGGGCTGGAACTTTGCTGACCGCCTCGCCTTTGTGGAAGTGGTCTCTGGAACGCAGCCCCTAGACGCCCCCATGGATGAGGTCTACAGTGCCTTTGGCATGAACCTAGAGGACACCACCACCCTCGAAGACTATATGCAAGAATACTTCAGCCGAATCATGAAAAAGCTGAAGGAACTCGACTACGACCGCGACAAAGCCAGCAAGAAAAAGCTGCCCTTCTAA
- the egtD gene encoding L-histidine N(alpha)-methyltransferase — MSSGARFQAQPQSVKLYDFHPPMEDFRSAVLQGLAQPQKALSAKFLYDKRGSELFDAICQLPEYYLTRTEMAILRAHTEDIARALNHRVLVELGSGSSQKIRILLQAAPQVHTYVGVDISRQHLQESCLALMQDFDGLETIALCADYTQPLPLDQVPELHQRPTLGFFPGSSIGNLEPADAVAFLKTVAGLGELIVGVDLKKSASLLEPAYDDAQGISAAFALNLLTRINRELGANFDLSQFTYQAHYNEAAGRIEMAIVSLADQGVAIGDAEISFTQGETLRTEYSYKYTVEEFQLLAMEAGFQPIEVWVDPDQHFSLHHLKHF, encoded by the coding sequence ATGTCTTCCGGTGCGCGTTTTCAGGCCCAGCCTCAGTCTGTCAAACTGTACGATTTCCATCCGCCCATGGAGGATTTCCGTAGTGCCGTATTGCAGGGCTTGGCCCAGCCCCAAAAGGCGCTCTCGGCCAAGTTCCTCTACGACAAACGGGGTTCAGAACTGTTCGATGCCATTTGCCAACTGCCGGAGTACTACCTCACCCGCACCGAGATGGCCATCCTCCGCGCCCACACCGAGGACATTGCCCGCGCCCTCAACCATCGGGTTTTGGTGGAATTGGGCAGCGGCAGCAGCCAAAAAATTCGGATTCTGCTCCAGGCTGCGCCCCAGGTGCATACCTACGTGGGGGTGGATATTTCCCGCCAGCATCTTCAAGAATCCTGCCTCGCCCTGATGCAGGATTTTGACGGCCTCGAAACCATTGCCCTCTGCGCCGACTATACCCAACCCCTACCGCTGGATCAGGTGCCGGAACTGCACCAGCGCCCCACCCTTGGCTTTTTCCCTGGCTCTTCCATCGGCAACCTAGAGCCCGCTGATGCCGTCGCCTTTCTCAAAACCGTGGCGGGGCTGGGGGAGTTGATTGTGGGGGTAGACCTGAAAAAATCCGCCAGCCTTCTAGAACCCGCCTACGACGATGCCCAGGGCATTTCCGCCGCCTTTGCCCTCAACCTGCTCACCCGCATCAACCGAGAACTGGGGGCCAATTTTGACCTCAGCCAGTTCACCTACCAAGCCCACTACAATGAAGCTGCCGGACGCATTGAAATGGCCATTGTGAGCCTAGCAGATCAGGGCGTTGCCATCGGCGACGCTGAAATTTCCTTCACCCAAGGCGAGACGCTGCGCACTGAGTATTCCTACAAGTACACGGTTGAGGAATTTCAGCTTTTGGCGATGGAGGCAGGATTTCAGCCCATCGAAGTCTGGGTTGACCCTGATCAGCACTTCAGCCTCCACCATCTGAAGCACTTTTAG
- a CDS encoding PetM family cytochrome b6-f complex subunit 7, whose product MGGEIFSTSVLIFTLTLVGLGAGFLLLRIQGGEE is encoded by the coding sequence ATGGGCGGCGAAATTTTTAGCACCTCTGTTCTTATCTTTACCTTAACCCTGGTGGGGCTGGGGGCAGGCTTCCTGTTGCTGCGGATCCAGGGCGGCGAAGAGTAG
- a CDS encoding polymer-forming cytoskeletal protein, which translates to MLKRKPTPMLTYLSQKTEFEGVLHAEGMLRVDGIIHGTVEVNGDLEISASGLVEGPEVKARNIVVQGVLKAKVWAEGKLTLSRTARLEGDVVAGSLEIEPGAYYTGYIETRDAKSLPPARELPELYGTTTDL; encoded by the coding sequence ATGCTAAAACGCAAGCCGACGCCGATGCTCACCTACCTGAGCCAAAAAACCGAGTTTGAGGGGGTGCTCCACGCCGAGGGTATGCTGCGGGTGGACGGCATCATCCACGGCACCGTGGAGGTGAATGGAGACCTAGAAATTTCGGCCTCTGGACTGGTAGAAGGGCCAGAGGTCAAAGCAAGGAATATCGTGGTGCAGGGCGTTCTCAAGGCGAAGGTCTGGGCCGAAGGCAAACTCACCCTCAGTCGCACCGCCCGCCTGGAGGGGGACGTCGTCGCCGGATCCCTAGAAATTGAGCCCGGAGCCTACTATACGGGCTACATCGAAACCCGCGATGCCAAATCCTTGCCCCCCGCCCGCGAACTGCCCGAACTCTACGGCACCACCACCGATCTCTAG
- a CDS encoding S-methyl-5'-thioadenosine phosphorylase, translated as MAAQARIGIIGGSGLYQMEALTDREEVRVETPFGDPSDAIILGTLDGTRVAFLARHGRGHTLMPSELPFRANIYAMKSLGVEYLISASAVGSLKEAAKPLDMVVPDQFIDRTRNRISTFFGEGLVAHIAFGDPVCPQLAQIVGDAVESLDLPDVTLHRGGTYICMEGPAFSTKAESNLYRSWGATVIGMTNLPEAKLAREAEIAYATLALVTDYDCWHPDHDSVTVEMVIGNLQKNATNAQRVIREVVSRIAAHPPESEAHSALKYAIITPLDKAPQAALDKLSLLLQKYR; from the coding sequence ATGGCAGCACAGGCGCGAATTGGCATTATCGGCGGCAGTGGACTCTACCAAATGGAGGCGCTGACGGATCGAGAAGAGGTGCGAGTGGAAACGCCCTTTGGCGATCCCTCCGATGCCATTATTTTGGGCACCCTAGACGGCACCCGTGTGGCCTTTCTGGCCCGCCACGGTCGGGGCCACACCCTCATGCCCTCGGAACTGCCCTTCCGCGCCAACATCTACGCCATGAAGTCCCTGGGGGTGGAGTACCTGATTTCCGCCTCGGCGGTGGGTTCCCTCAAGGAAGCGGCCAAGCCTTTGGACATGGTGGTACCGGATCAGTTTATCGACCGCACCCGTAACCGCATCTCCACCTTCTTTGGTGAGGGACTGGTGGCCCACATTGCCTTTGGCGACCCAGTCTGTCCCCAGCTTGCCCAAATCGTGGGGGATGCGGTGGAAAGCTTAGACCTACCTGACGTCACCCTACACCGGGGCGGCACCTACATTTGCATGGAAGGCCCCGCCTTTTCCACTAAAGCTGAGTCGAACCTCTACCGCAGTTGGGGGGCAACGGTGATCGGCATGACCAACCTGCCCGAAGCCAAGCTCGCCCGCGAAGCCGAAATCGCCTACGCCACCTTGGCCCTCGTCACCGACTACGACTGCTGGCACCCCGACCACGACAGCGTTACCGTGGAAATGGTGATCGGCAATCTGCAAAAGAACGCCACCAACGCCCAGCGGGTCATCCGCGAGGTCGTCAGCCGCATCGCCGCCCATCCCCCTGAATCCGAGGCCCACTCCGCCCTCAAATACGCCATCATTACCCCCCTAGACAAAGCCCCCCAAGCCGCCCTCGATAAACTCAGTTTGCTGCTGCAAAAGTACCGCTAA
- a CDS encoding orange carotenoid protein N-terminal domain-containing protein — protein MTIANVRAQELRFSVEDTVGLFRQAPTDCQLVTLWQAYDTMGQAFGSVAPLALFSQAVQQLVQQVQQVSREEQIDICRDILGHADTRFTHAYQALNPNMKLAFWHRLFNRGRNLPWEAVVQRANRQADTYLLRSRLSGMGLNERIHFLRQAIA, from the coding sequence ATGACTATCGCCAATGTTCGTGCCCAAGAACTTCGCTTTTCCGTCGAAGATACTGTCGGCCTCTTTCGTCAGGCTCCAACGGACTGCCAGCTTGTGACCCTATGGCAAGCCTACGACACCATGGGCCAAGCCTTTGGATCGGTAGCCCCCTTGGCCCTATTTTCCCAAGCGGTGCAGCAGTTGGTGCAGCAGGTGCAGCAGGTGAGTCGGGAGGAGCAGATAGATATTTGTCGGGATATTTTGGGCCATGCCGATACTCGGTTCACCCATGCCTACCAAGCCTTGAATCCAAATATGAAGCTGGCATTTTGGCATCGCTTATTCAACCGGGGGCGCAATTTGCCTTGGGAAGCGGTGGTGCAACGGGCGAATCGTCAGGCGGACACCTATCTGCTACGCTCTCGCCTCAGCGGCATGGGGCTGAATGAACGCATTCATTTCCTCCGACAGGCCATAGCCTAG